Proteins from a genomic interval of Treponema brennaborense DSM 12168:
- a CDS encoding tyrosine-type recombinase/integrase produces MADAPATLQEACEEFLLYESSVRNLALNTIAGYRNDLARLCRLLGGASLPLTSVTVTDLRFCIGELSRKKSAASSVNRFIAAVRSLFAYCRRFEYIKSNPATELHTVKQPRHLPRFMTESEVDALCSQPERKTLLWQTRDTAIFEMLYSSGCRVSELASLRLSDFSADFRSAVVTGKGGKDRRVFFSEQAGKALAGYLRERAARIPKNRTVSAVFINMQGTPLTTRGIRYIVSRYSGLEGTDKPVSPHAFRHTFATSMLSHGADVRVVQELLGHSSISTTQRYTHITTEQLIEIYNRAHPHGGSDENG; encoded by the coding sequence ATGGCCGACGCTCCCGCGACGCTGCAGGAAGCTTGTGAAGAGTTTCTGTTGTATGAAAGCAGCGTCCGCAATTTGGCTTTGAACACGATTGCCGGTTACCGCAACGATCTGGCTCGATTGTGCCGGCTGCTCGGCGGCGCTTCTCTGCCGCTGACATCCGTAACCGTAACGGATCTGCGTTTCTGCATCGGTGAGTTGTCCCGAAAGAAATCCGCTGCTTCAAGCGTCAACCGGTTCATTGCGGCGGTGCGTTCTTTATTTGCCTATTGCCGCCGTTTTGAGTATATTAAAAGCAATCCGGCGACGGAGCTGCATACCGTAAAGCAACCCCGGCATTTACCCCGTTTTATGACCGAGTCTGAAGTCGACGCGCTTTGTTCCCAGCCGGAGCGGAAAACGCTTTTGTGGCAGACGCGGGATACGGCGATTTTTGAAATGCTGTATTCGTCGGGCTGCCGTGTGTCGGAACTGGCCTCGTTGCGGCTGTCCGATTTTTCGGCCGATTTCCGTTCCGCCGTCGTAACCGGAAAGGGCGGTAAGGACCGGCGGGTGTTTTTTTCGGAGCAAGCCGGAAAAGCGCTTGCCGGGTATCTTCGTGAACGGGCGGCTCGGATTCCGAAAAATCGGACGGTGAGCGCGGTCTTTATCAATATGCAGGGAACGCCGCTGACGACCCGCGGAATCAGGTATATCGTTTCCCGGTATTCGGGACTTGAAGGAACCGATAAGCCGGTATCGCCGCACGCGTTCCGGCACACGTTCGCGACGTCGATGCTTTCGCACGGGGCGGACGTGCGCGTCGTACAGGAATTGCTCGGACATTCGAGTATTTCCACGACGCAGCGGTATACGCATATTACGACGGAACAATTGATCGAAATATACAACAGGGCGCATCCGCACGGCGGATCGGACGAAAACG
- the topA gene encoding type I DNA topoisomerase, which produces MAESKTAAAKTSKKKAAKSTLVIVESPAKAKTIEKYLGPGYTVKASMGHLIDLPKSRLAIDVEHGFNPEYITVRGRAKLLKELQKDAKKADEVLLASDNDREGEAIAWHLKHSFDGKTNADIKRIVFNEITPQAITEAVKHPSDIDESKVNAQKARRVLDRLVGYNLSPLLWKKVKNGLSAGRVQSVALRLICEREVEVENFIPDEYWSLDADFVKGKSKFTAQLVQYKDKKPELPNEAAVQTIIDEIGAQSCEVVDIKATEKTVRPKPPFTTSKLQQTAANRLGFTSRKTMQIAQQLYEGVNIGSNRVGLITYMRTDSVRIAQTAIDEVRAWITEKFPAELPEKPIEYAVGKKAQDAHEGIRPTYVTYTPDSIKEHLTRDQQRLYAIIWERFVSSQMNNAKSRTTSVDIKAGDALFRISASKVVEKGFYKVIKTLSSKEDSTGTLPALKVGEKLETLKFYPEQHFTQGPARFTDASIVKTLEEKGIGRPSTYAPIISVLLDRYYVTRSNKQLVPTPLGRMINDILVESFPEVVNENFTAQIENELDEVEEDKVKWSNMLGEFFFPFRDKVNEVMATHESFKGMMDEPTDKICEKCGKPMVKKLGRFGFFLACSGFPECHNTRSIPLAHCPRPGCNGEIVARKTKGRGKEFYGCTNYPECDFISHFKPINAYCPKCGQFLVEKYDKKNGTYKSCINPDCDYLHSNDDAAEPAVPPGDEE; this is translated from the coding sequence CCAAATCGCGCCTTGCGATCGACGTGGAACACGGATTCAACCCGGAGTATATTACCGTGCGCGGCCGGGCGAAGCTGCTCAAAGAACTGCAAAAAGATGCAAAAAAAGCGGATGAAGTCCTGCTGGCAAGTGATAACGACCGTGAAGGGGAAGCCATCGCGTGGCATTTGAAGCATTCGTTCGACGGCAAAACGAACGCCGACATAAAGCGAATCGTGTTCAATGAAATCACGCCGCAGGCGATTACGGAAGCCGTCAAACATCCGTCCGATATCGACGAATCGAAAGTGAACGCCCAGAAAGCCCGCCGTGTGCTCGACCGGCTCGTCGGATACAACCTGTCGCCGCTGCTGTGGAAAAAAGTGAAAAACGGTCTTTCCGCCGGCCGCGTCCAATCCGTCGCGCTCCGTCTGATCTGCGAGCGTGAAGTCGAAGTCGAGAATTTCATTCCTGATGAATATTGGAGCCTCGACGCGGATTTCGTAAAAGGCAAATCGAAATTTACCGCCCAGCTGGTGCAATATAAAGACAAGAAACCCGAACTCCCGAACGAAGCGGCCGTTCAGACAATAATCGACGAAATCGGGGCGCAAAGCTGTGAAGTCGTCGACATTAAGGCGACTGAAAAAACGGTTCGGCCGAAACCGCCGTTTACCACTTCAAAGCTGCAGCAGACTGCGGCGAACCGCCTCGGCTTTACGTCGCGCAAAACGATGCAGATTGCCCAACAGCTGTATGAAGGCGTCAACATCGGCTCAAACCGCGTCGGTCTGATCACGTACATGCGTACCGATTCGGTCCGTATCGCGCAGACGGCCATCGACGAAGTGCGCGCCTGGATTACCGAAAAATTTCCGGCGGAATTGCCCGAAAAACCGATCGAATACGCGGTCGGAAAAAAAGCGCAGGATGCGCACGAAGGTATCAGACCGACGTACGTAACGTATACGCCCGACTCGATCAAGGAACACTTGACGCGCGATCAGCAGCGTTTGTACGCGATTATCTGGGAACGGTTCGTTTCGAGTCAGATGAACAACGCGAAAAGCCGGACGACGAGCGTCGATATCAAAGCTGGCGACGCACTTTTCAGAATATCGGCGAGCAAAGTCGTTGAGAAAGGATTCTATAAAGTCATCAAAACGCTTTCTTCAAAAGAAGATTCGACCGGTACGCTGCCTGCTCTTAAAGTGGGCGAAAAACTCGAAACGCTCAAATTCTATCCCGAACAGCATTTTACGCAGGGGCCCGCCCGTTTTACGGACGCGTCTATCGTTAAAACGCTTGAAGAAAAGGGAATCGGGCGGCCTTCGACGTACGCGCCGATCATTTCCGTTCTGCTCGACCGGTATTACGTTACGCGCAGCAACAAGCAGCTGGTTCCCACGCCGCTGGGGCGTATGATAAACGATATTCTGGTCGAATCGTTCCCGGAAGTGGTGAACGAGAATTTTACCGCGCAAATAGAAAACGAACTGGACGAAGTTGAAGAAGATAAAGTCAAATGGTCGAACATGCTCGGCGAGTTTTTCTTTCCGTTCCGTGATAAAGTAAACGAAGTTATGGCTACGCACGAAAGTTTCAAAGGCATGATGGACGAGCCGACGGATAAAATCTGCGAAAAATGCGGTAAACCGATGGTGAAAAAACTCGGCAGGTTCGGTTTCTTTCTTGCGTGTTCCGGTTTTCCCGAATGCCACAACACCCGTTCCATTCCGCTCGCGCATTGCCCGCGTCCCGGCTGCAACGGTGAGATCGTCGCGCGTAAAACCAAAGGGCGCGGCAAGGAATTTTACGGCTGCACGAACTATCCCGAATGCGATTTTATCAGTCATTTTAAACCGATAAACGCGTATTGCCCCAAATGCGGTCAATTTTTAGTTGAAAAATACGATAAGAAAAACGGTACGTATAAATCGTGCATCAATCCCGACTGCGATTATCTGCATTCAAATGACGACGCCGCGGAGCCAGCCGTTCCTCCCGGAGACGAAGAATAG